In Kaistia algarum, the DNA window TTGATCTTCAGCATCCTGTTCTTTTCCGTTTGTCGCGGCTTGGGGCCGCCGTCTTGGCGGACGGCGGGACGCCTCGAACGATCCGACTAGCCGACCGAGCCTTCGAGGCTGATCGAGATCAGCTTCTGGGCTTCGACCGCGAACTCCATCGGCAATTGCTGGATGACGTCCTTGACGAAGCCGTTGACGATCAACGCCACAGCCTCCTCCGACGAAAGCCCGCGCTGGAGGCAATAGAACAGTTGGTCGTCGGCGATCTTCGACGTCGTCGCCTCGTGCTCGAACACCGCGCTGGCATTCTTCGATTCGATGTACGGCACAGTATGCGCGCCGCATTTGTCGCCGATCAGCAGGCTGTCGCAATTGGTGAAATTGCGCGCGCCGGAGGCCTTGCGATGCGCCGAGACCTGGCCGCGATAGGTATTGTCCGAGCGGCCGGCCGCGATGCCCTTCGAGATGATCCGGCTCTTCGTGCGCTTGCCGAGGTGCAGCATCTTGGTGCCGCTGTCGACCTGCTGATAACCGTTCGACACCGCGATCGAATAGAATTCGCCCTGGCTGTCGTCGCCGCGCAGGATGCAGGACGGATATTTCCAGGTGATCGCCGAGCCGGTCTCGACCTGCGTCCACGAGATCTTCGACCGGTCGCCGCGACAATCGCCGCGCTTGGTCACGAAATTGTAGATGCCGCCCTTGCCGTTCTTGTCGCCTGGATACCAGTTCTGCACCGTCGAGTATTTGATCTCGGCATCGTCGAGCGCGACCAGTTCCACCACCGCCGCGTGAAGCTGGTTCTCGTCGCGCATCGGGGCGGTGCAGCCCTCCAGATACGAGACATAGGCGCCCTTCTCGGCGATGATCAGCGTGCGCTCAAACTGGCCGGTCTTGCGCTCATTGATGCGGAAATAGGTCGACAGCTCCATCGGGCAGCGGACGC includes these proteins:
- the sufB gene encoding Fe-S cluster assembly protein SufB is translated as MPAVQETIDQVSLIDVDQYKYGFVTDIESDRAPKGLSEDIVRFISAKKNEPEWMLEWRLDAYRRWLTMTEPTWARVHYPKIDFDDLYYYSAPKSTKGPKSLDEVDPELLATYEKLGIPLREREILAGVEGASDRRVAVDAVFDSVSVVTTFKDELKKAGVIFCAISEAIREYPEIVRKYLGSVVPTSDNFYATLNSAVFSDGSFVYIPEGVRCPMELSTYFRINERKTGQFERTLIIAEKGAYVSYLEGCTAPMRDENQLHAAVVELVALDDAEIKYSTVQNWYPGDKNGKGGIYNFVTKRGDCRGDRSKISWTQVETGSAITWKYPSCILRGDDSQGEFYSIAVSNGYQQVDSGTKMLHLGKRTKSRIISKGIAAGRSDNTYRGQVSAHRKASGARNFTNCDSLLIGDKCGAHTVPYIESKNASAVFEHEATTSKIADDQLFYCLQRGLSSEEAVALIVNGFVKDVIQQLPMEFAVEAQKLISISLEGSVG